The nucleotide sequence tctttttaagaaaggtttagctatatatataattttatcataattatatatagcGACCTCGTTTGAGTTTTATGTTTGTGAGATTATAGGTTGTTGGTCTTGTGTTCTGGTTTGCCTTTTGTGTCAATGCCGACCTTGACTATCAACCATGCATGCGTTCTTATCTCTTTTGTTTTATCATTAATCAATAATCAGGATTCTCTTTTGGCTTTCATTCTCTATTACTATTCgttcatttttttaatcaaaaaaattaatatatatatatatatatattcagaaaATTAATGGACAAGAGCGAAAACGTATACCATTTTTCTTTTGGCTTTCATTCTCTATTACCATGTGGTCatattaatatgattttttaatataattatgaCTATTATATGTCTCTGACCTCTTATAGTCCACTGTTGTCAATTGCGTTGGTTATTTCTAGGACTGGTTCTTCTTTTCTAAATTGTAACCAAAGTTTCCTTTCATTGAATTTTCAGCTGGACGAATCAATTTAGCAGGCAGCTCTTTCTTCTGCTGCTTTGTTGCATCTTTATACTTTTGGGCATATTATTAGACGTGTTCATGTTTATGAGTACACATTGTGTAGGTTTCAAGTTGATTTCCCAATAATGAAGTGTGAGACTTAGAACGCgagtgtaaatatatttttcaagtttgaacatataatataatgtatctaaatcttataatatatttaaatcaactagttttatcaaaatataaataatataatatatttggttTGGATTTCATAATTTTACGAGCTTTCTTTTATAACCAGACTGTAAACTTTTACCaatattttctttctattaAATTCAGAAAAATGAGGTGTAAACGAGAATATTAGTTAACAAAAAGTATTCGAGGAAAATGTAGAAAAACTTTCAATATGAGGAGTGTTATTCCATCCgttcgttttaattttttttttttttgagttttcctGGTTGTGAATGTTTATGCTGACATCACGGCCAACAAAAACTAATAACGTCATCAACGGTCATTGTCGTTCCCACACACCAAAGATCAAAATTTCAACCGTGGATTGTCGCTGCTATGCCTCTTATCTTTTCCTTCACCTCATGATCATAACAAAGAATAGTATACCTATAAGAGATATTCCCTTAATCACTTATCGACCACAAGAGCGAAAACGTATACCATTTTTCTTGATACTCAAAGTCACATCAAGATCCATATTACGTATaacattcttcttcttcgtcctaTATATGACGACCCACTTTTGTGAGAATTTTTGAAATAGTTTCAAAAGAACAAATATGGAGATCGACTCTTACAACGAGCGCAAAGCTTTCGACGAGACCAAGGCAGGCGTTAAAGGTCTCGTCGACGCTCACATCACTGAGGTTCCTAGTATCTTCCGTCTCCCTCAAGGTGCCTTATCCGACAAGAAACCCTCTGTTTCAGCCTCCGCGATCCCTATTATCGACTTAGCAGACGTAGACGTGTCACGTGAAGACATTGCTAAGAAGATCAAAGATGCTGCAGAGACTTGGGGATTCTTCCAGGTGATCAATCATGGTGTTCCTTTAAGCGTGATTGAAGAGATCCAAGGTGGAGTTCGTAGGTTTCATGAGAAAGATCTCAAAGTTAAGGCATCTTACTTCACTCGTGACCCCACCAAGAGTGTTGTCTACAATAGTAATTTTGATCTGTACAATCCTTCTACTCTATGTGTTAACTGGAGAGACACCTTCGTTTGTTGTATGGCTCCTGATCCTCCAAACCTGAAGAGATCCCATTGGCTTGCAggtataaatattgttttctcttcAAACATCTTTGGAAGATATATTGATTCTAACTAGGTCTGGATTTAAGATTTTGTggaatataaatattaactaagactttaataaaatattttatataatttggagGCTGATagtatatttctaaaaaatttgGAAACCAATGTCAATATTTTACTATGTGCTCAAATTCGGTTCTGAATTTCTAACTGACATAATTGGCTCAGGGATGCTATGATTGAGTACTCGAAGCATGTGATGACTTTAGGTGGTTTACTCTTTGAGCTTCTCTCAGAAGCTCTTGGTTTACACTCGGAGACGCTTAAGAGCATGGATTGCATGAAGGCTTTGAATGTGCTCGGCCATTATTACCCTCCTTGTCCACAACCCGACCTAACTTTTGGGACAAGTCAGCATTCTGACAGCTCCTTCATCACCATTCTTCTTCAGGACCAAATCGGTGGTCTTCAAATTCTTCATAAGGACTCTTGGGTCGATGTCTCTCCTATTCCTGGAGCACTCGTCATCAACATAGGAGATTATTTACAGGCAATATATTATTTCGGAGCTTTTAGAAGTATATTAATATAcaatgcacaaaaaaaaaaaaaaaaaaaatatatataatatataatatatatatatacaatgcaCTTTTGGTGAGAAAACTAGGATACCTTTTAATATGCAGATAATAACGAATGACAAGTTCATAAGCGTAGAGCATAGGGGTGCTTGCAAACAGAGCTGGACCGAGGATTTCTGTCGCGGCCTTTTTCAGCACAAATATGCTTCCCAGTTCAACGGTTTACGGACCAATCAAAGAGCTTCTCTCTGAAGAAAGCCCTCCAAAAATACAAAGATTTCACTTTAGAAGAATACAACAAGGGATACTTTGAGAAAGGCCTCGATGGAACATCGCATCTGTCCAGGTTCAAGATATATGAGGAACACTTAAAAGAGTAGAGTCTTTCGTTTGAGTTAAAATATATGTGCATAtgttgagtcagtccttgtctTGTTTTCCATTTAAGCTACATACTTCCCCTTCACTTAGCTTCCCTATAACTAAACCACTACCAAAAATAAGTGAGGATTGTGTGGTGTCAGCATTTATATATTCCCATCAAAAAGATATTGTATTAGATCTACAGCAATTAAAATCATTGTTTGTGTATCAGAGGATTCAGAGTAAAGGTTGTTACTTCAGTGTTGGGGCTAATTATCCATTATTTTTGCAAGTTTTATAAAAGTGTTCTTAGATTTATAGATATTGTTTGAAACGGCTGATGAAATAATTAAGTCATACTTATTTTGGTTCTTGAGGAAATCAAAGTCGCTTAGATGTGACTTTTATTATGTTTCCATAGCACATTTAACGTTCAGAGAAATCTATTCAAACAAATTAAACTAGAAGTAATACTATTCAGTTACATTTCTATGATACTATCAAATCCATTAACTTCTTTTGATTTACAAACATTGCACACGTTTATAGTTCTCCTACCTCACCCTCCAAAATAATTTGAATCACTTCACCTCTAgatataacaatttttaaaaattcaataaaaaagatttaaagaaaaaaataaagaaaggaacaacAATTAGGATTTCAACTTCAACTAAACAGGCAGTATTGAGGAATTTCTAGAACCTCTACTACTTCCAAAAGAGAAGAAACATCTCTTCAACACTCTGTTATTACCACCACTACCGCTACAATCTCCTACCATCACTGGAATCTCCCTGGTATTCCGACCAATCACTTCTTGAAGCTCCAGGTACAGCTGGCGATCCACTGAAGAATCCATCGACACTGATCTTCTTATGGGCTGAATTTCACCGAACTGATTATCTTTGCCACGAGTATTGATGCACTCATCTCCTTTACTCGTCACTTTATGAAAGATTCTCTCTTTATTATGCATTGCACGATGATCGAATTCTCTAGGGGAAGGACTGATCAACACCTGGCCCGAGGTAGCCCTTTCTTGTTCCGCAAGAAAGTCTCTGTTTCTCACGCTTTGTCTGTTATCACCATTACTTGTACCAAGCTCAATCACTAAGAAGTCATCCTCGCCTCTTAAAACCTCGTCGCGAGGAGGAggagtaggaggaggaggattaTCCACTGGTGAAGAATTTTGAGCAGAGATTAGGTCAAGAGAGAAACTTGCGTCCCACGAAACGCTGGTTCTACACAAGGGACAATTCGCGTTGCTCTGAAGCCAAATATCGATACAATCAATGTGAAACACGTGACAACAGTTAGGTATAATCCTCAGCTTCTCGTCTTCTTGGAACTCGTTTAAGCAAACAGAGCATTCTTGTGAGCTCTTATTCTgatcttctcctcctcctcctgaaGCAACGTCTCTCTTCTTGAACTTGAAGATTGGGATCGCTCTGATGGCTGACTCGTCGAGACCTCGGTTTAGCTCATGAGGAGTGTATATCATTAGAGGGTTCTGATCACCGCTTCGTCTGCTGCGGCGGCGGAAGATGTCGATTTGGTGCCAGTTGAGACAGCATTTTATGACAAAGATGTAATAACTTACAAGCAAGAGTGCAGTGGCTAAGATTCCGATCACTGCCACGGCGAGAATGGGAAAAGTCGTGCCGGAAGAGCTTCCTCGTGGGAATATAGGGCTTGTGAAGGTAGTTGAGGGCggtggcggcggcggcggaaAGGCCACATTGTTGAAAGGGTTGCGACGGTCCGTTAGATCCATTTGACTACAAAAAGTCTGAATGAAAGATATTACTACAAGGTAATGTTCatagaaaagaaacaagaatcgagtaaaattattttcttgtgAATCTTTCTCTTGCTCTTTCTCTAATCAAGAAGCTTAagagtttgtgtgtgtgtttatataCGTACTTGCGTGTGTAAGGGAAAGACCAGAGAGTGGTagagaagaaaaacagagaTTGAGTAAATGAGGTGGAAGAGACAGAGAAGGAGTTGGTGAGATTTCAGAGGCTCTTAATATGTTTATTTAACTTATCATCATCTTTCTGAAATCTTTTAATTAGTTTCAATTTTTCTCGATCTATGCGACTCGTTTGCTGTAAGATTTCTTTACTTTAGACATTTCTTCTTGTCCTTTTCAGTGAGGAAAACAATACGAAAAAGTCTTACTTATTACAAGTGGCCTCACTTAATCTacattttgattataatttatttggATCTTCTTCAGATGGTGAAAGTTTTGTCTGTCCATGTAGATTAATTCATAATGTGATGATGATAAAATTGGATTAACTAAACTTGTGGTACCATTTTCCCAAGTATCAGAATCTGTAAACTCCAGCTAAGCATGATTGTCAGTTGCTCATTAAATTGATTCTCTTTTGGAACAATTAATTATTGATACTTTAATTACATGGTTACTATTCTTGTAAACTACCgtgaagaaatttttttttaaaaaaagaatgagAAAAAGTCAAATCCACCGCAAGAAAAACTCAaagtttttgctttgatttttttatttcgtaATCTAGTTTAGATTTgtataaagtaagaaaaagaaatgacACTGGCAGACAATATAAAAAGGACAAGGTAAGGAAGACCATGTTTCCTTACTCTGTcgtgtatgtatgtatgtttgACGAGTTTGGCTTACGACAGGTCACGGAACAGGTTCGGTGAGATATACAGTTTcgtgttatttttaaatatttgttatcaATAATGTAACATCTCCAGCAAAATAGTAGTAGCAGGTAATAATGTAAAATACAGACCCTCGGCACGATATCTCATACAGAAATTTTGACAATGGCTTCGGCTTCAGTAATGTTGACATGTTGTTAACCTAGTTGCATTGTCATATAAGTTGTGTATAATCGACTTTGTTGTTGTTAAAGGTGGATAATCCACTTTTTGCATGGACATGGATATATCTTTTATAAGAAACTATAGCTTTATTATATCTCAAATTTTCTAACACTATAAAATGGAAAACGTGCCCAAGACAGGAGACAAAACCCTAGTCCTTAATCGAGGCTTCTAACTCTAGTGAAGCTTCTAATTCTAGAGGTAAAGGGTttacagctgtgagttccgccatCTACGTTCTATCACtggagaattaacatttcgACATTGCCAGAGACAGAAGACCGGCACGTTGCAATACGTTACTAGTCTGAATCACTTTTTTGAGGTTaagatacctctgtataattcaaaaaaaaaacctagtCCTAGTggaaattaattttgaaatataattaatgattttttttttggatgcaAATGTTAAGATATAGTTAACAGTACATCCATCCTATAATTAATGATTGTCATCCCTTGAATAAAACTTGTTCTGATGAAAATCGAGCATTTTTATTAGTTCCCCTCCCGAAGAAAATCTCAATTGTCAGAAAAATATAGTGGGAAATATGAAATCGCAAATCGACAAAATTAGATTCAGATCCATGGTTACAAATAAGACAAATACTACCTAAACATGGTGTAACATCATATTTACAACGTATTCACTTAACTAAAGCTTTCTGTGAACGCTGGTGATCATATAACTATGTGATTTTAGTTATGAAATTGAGGCATAAGTATTTGATTTTAGCTATGAAATTAATAACCCCATAAAAAGTTGAGACAATTGGTGTTTATGCCTTTAATCGGAATGCTAATTAGCCGTTTACCCTTCcaaaaccatatatattttcCTTCCCATTTTACCCCTGGTATCATAGACCATAGAGCCAGTTGTCGTGTAGGTAGGTCAGTTTGTCAGTCTGTTTTCATAGCTTCTGATCATATACAGAAACCTATCTAAAATTTGTGTCAGTTACATCTCTTTAAACAAAATGCATTCGTTTAAAatagagaagaaagagaaacgagagaaagatagaaaaagagagagaaaaaacagagttttataaaagaaaatggaaagaagaagaagaagaatcaaaagataaaaataaattcaattcG is from Raphanus sativus cultivar WK10039 unplaced genomic scaffold, ASM80110v3 Scaffold3735, whole genome shotgun sequence and encodes:
- the LOC108831712 gene encoding LOW QUALITY PROTEIN: 1-aminocyclopropane-1-carboxylate oxidase homolog 6 (The sequence of the model RefSeq protein was modified relative to this genomic sequence to represent the inferred CDS: inserted 1 base in 1 codon; deleted 2 bases in 2 codons), whose protein sequence is MEIDSYNERKAFDETKAGVKGLVDAHITEVPSIFRLPQGALSDKKPSVSASAIPIIDLADVDVSREDIAKKIKDAAETWGFFQVINHGVPLSVIEEIQGGVRRFHEKDLKVKASYFTRDPTKSVVYNSNFDLYNPSTLCVNWRDTFVCCMAPDPPNXEEIPLACRDAMIEYSKHVMTLGGLLFELLSEALGLHSETLKSMDCMKALNVLGHYYPPCPQPDLTFGTSQHSDSSFITILLQDQIGGLQILHKDSWVDVSPIPGALVINIGDYLQIITNDKFISVEHRVLANRAGPRISVAAFFSTNMLPSSTVYGPIKELLSEESPPKYKDFTLEEYNKGYFEKGLDGTSHLSRFKIYEEHLKE
- the LOC108831707 gene encoding RING-H2 finger protein ATL1-like; the protein is MDLTDRRNPFNNVAFPPPPPPPSTTFTSPIFPRGSSSGTTFPILAVAVIGILATALLLVSYYIFVIKCCLNWHQIDIFRRRSRRSGDQNPLMIYTPHELNRGLDESAIRAIPIFKFKKRDVASGGGGEDQNKSSQECSVCLNEFQEDEKLRIIPNCCHVFHIDCIDIWLQSNANCPLCRTSVSWDASFSLDLISAQNSSPVDNPPPPTPPPRDEVLRGEDDFLVIELGTSNGDNRQSVRNRDFLAEQERATSGQVLISPSPREFDHRAMHNKERIFHKVTSKGDECINTRGKDNQFGEIQPIRRSVSMDSSVDRQLYLELQEVIGRNTREIPVMVGDCSGSGGNNRVLKRCFFSFGSSRGSRNSSILPV